Below is a window of Nicotiana tabacum cultivar K326 chromosome 19, ASM71507v2, whole genome shotgun sequence DNA.
TAGAATATAATACTGGATTCGAGTGAAGTCGTTGTCGAAGAGCTGCATTTGCCGCTACTGGTAGAAGTAAGGTCCTTTGCTCTTCGATATATCGTTTTCTgcctctttctcctcctttatggACCGCACAAACTAGGCCTATTCATGGATCGGATAGGATCGGACTTTCGgattataattttgaatttcggattttataaattgcaatccAAATTCGAACCAAATTAAACTCGGATCGGATCGAATTTTGATGTTTGGATCGGATAAATATTTCGGATTTCGTTTTGGATGTACACCTTATTAAGATGCTAAAAtaaattgtttacccgaaaaatggatagagttgaatttgtacgtaattctaaggatatgtggtataacttgacacaaatcataAGAGTAAGTtgaaatatcgaatattgactgtaaagaatgaaaaataagcaaagttgaaaagatgacgatttatggattaagcaagatgaatcaatctatgaagctaaaaaaAGATAATTCTTCAATATGAGAATGTATGATATCTGAGTTACAATGTATGCTAAAAACTTGTCGTTTACAAAAATGTAGCCATCTTCTTTATAGTGGGGGATCCTACTTTAATTagatataaataaaaatacatagtggggaactcatgataaatcagttttccCCTAATTcacgccgagattctctcccttagtgcggctgcaacgactcttgtctgtaagttcgatcttgatcggacttggTGTTGGTCGGTATTGGTTTTAGAGCTCGATGCAGGTTTGAGCTCGATGCCGACTCGGGGGTCCGGTATTGACCTGGGTTCAATATTGGTTGGCCTCTGGTTATTAAGCTCGATTCCGCTGCTTCTTAgtatagttcgatttggactcgagctcggtatttaaTCCAACTCCGAAACTCGAAGTTTGTTCGTGCCTTCTTCAGATCTCACCTTGATATTACAAAGACtttcttcggtccattatgttcccaCCTCGATCAGACGCACGAAGGCCGAAAtcagtttcgaccgtatacataaataattttaaaatactatCTCCTACCATTTTCAGTAGCAAAACCCATTTATTTCCATATCTTTTACTTTTAATattgaaaggaaagaaaaggcAAAAACGGTGAGAGAAATAACAAAGAAACCTTAGAATTTTTAAAAGGGCACCCCTCACTTTTATATGTAAAAtataaatttcggatttcggatcggtTTGGATGTAAATTGAGCCAAACCGTTTCCAATCCGATAtccaaaataatcaaattaaagaTCCGAAATTCGATCCAAAGAGCTAAAATCAAATCCAAATAATACGGATAGGTTCAAATTTTCGGGTTGACCCAAATAGTGCACAACCCTAGGACAGACTACGTAATTAACTTTAAAAAAAGCATGTGAATTAAGTGATCAATGTATGAAGAAAAGTAAGGGGGCTATTCTAAAGGAGAATCAATGTTATTGTCAAAAGCTAGGTTTTCTTTCAAGTTGCTGATGCGACAACATGCTTGCTAATTCAAAGACGGATTCAGAATTTAAATCTTATTGGTtcaattttaagatttttaacattgaacccattatatttttaaagttatggttcatatctactatttttgtaattttaatgaatttttacatacaaatttttatTCCGTgccgaaagttatgggttcaattgaacccgtatCTAGTACGCTACATTCGCGTCTGCCTACTATAGTACTAACAATTCGATTAAATTTAATTTCACATTCTCACCTTTGTATATGATGATAATACGATATCCCCGAATCACAATAACTATAAAATTAGCTTGTCTCTGACGTTGGTTCGACCTTAGCGGATTTTTACCCAAAGAAAGATCCCATGTTGGCCAGACTTGAAAATCTAGAAAGATGAAATCTGATGTTGGGTGTGCgaacaaagtcccacattggtagcTGAAAAAATTGGGAGCATACATCTAAGAGTGTAGGGATCTCTTAATGATTAGATGCATTTTGAGAAAAATCGTACACCATGTTAAAAGTATATTTGAGCTAGTTTAGCCCAACAAATGGTATCAAAGCTCCGGCTCGGCGGGACGAGTCTGAAGATGACAAAGTAATGGTGCGGGACGGTGCGCACACAAAAAAAGCTAGTTGCGGACTTCGGTTGTCATAATAAGGGGGAGATTGTTGGGTGTGTGAACAAAGTTCCACATTGGTAGCTGAAAAAATTGAGAGCCTACATATAAGGTGTATGGAATCTGTTATTAATGTGAGGCCTTTTGAGAAAAATTGTACCGACTTGACATAAGGCGACAATATAATATCTACACCGAACTAGTTTAGCCTAACATCACATTATACCCTAATACCCCACTTAAGTAAACTGCAATGATAATGGAGAAGAGAATCTAAGTAAAAGTAGGAACGTGGCCTgttaagaaaagaagaaaggtaAGGTAAGATTTTCTTAACACAGTTCAGTGCTggtcctctttttttttttctccttttggaaCTCCAAGGGTTTCCCCATGTCACTTTCAGGATCAAGAATTATAGTGCTAAAGATAGATGCCACATCTACTTTAATTAGCTTGGGGTAAATTGAGTAGCATTGGCATATTGCGTCTACCCTATCAAAATATCATGTCATGTGTGGGATACAACGCCGGGGGCTTTTATGAATAgatagtataacggagggtatatataattattttcgcacggtaaaaagatatttttgacctttttcctttctttatttccAGGGTCGATCAATCGGTAGTCCTCCATTTTTTTTCTCGACAAGCCTGTTTATAAGAAATAACTAGTGCCTTGACAAAGCACGCACTAAAGAAAGAAGAATATACCGGGAGATGATGAATAGAAACATTTAATTAATAATGACCTAAGAAGAAAACATGGATCAGGCACAGATCTAGTAACATAGATACGGGTTCATTTGAACCCATAATATTTAGCCTAGACTTGGATTTATTATCcgtaaaatcaactaaaattaatgaaaatattgaATTATATATGAACACCTCAGACAAGATAATGGGTTCAGTAGTTGTAACCCAAGTTTTGAACACATCATTCTTGGGTTATCATTACTTATCACTAGCTTATATAAACGTATTGATGAAAAGCTGGCTTCTTAAGTATATAATATAATCTCTTTGAGCAGACTATTAGAATATAGAATAAATGAAGAGATTATGGTTTTAACAAAGATTTCAGTAGttgtttctttttctcctttaatTTGCTGATAATCGATCGGTTTCCAATAATAATATGTACTAATTAATATCTGAAACTTTAGACAACGTTATATATTCATATGAAAAACAAGTATAATTTGTATCTAGTTAGACATATAGGTCAAATCAGAACCCAAGATTTTAAGATGCCACTGTTTGTTTACGAGGAACAGTTCGAATCCTTTGCCTGTATATATCTTTAACATGGACCAATAATTTGTGTACTAATTTCAATAATTTATACAGCCTTGCCTGCCACTGCCAGCAACTTGGACTCAACTATACCTACTCCCTCATTTTCTAGGTTTAACCTATTTATTTTTTAGTtccgtttcaaaaagaataatttttttttaaatttgaaaataatttagcttaaacttttaattctacccttaatgagaagcttttctaaccacacaaatattttggacctctttttgacttgtttaaaaccacaaattttaaaagtctttattttttttttaaatttcgtaCCCAATCAAACAgaatcacataaattgaaacggatgaagtataatataatattcatgttatgttacctaAATAAAGCAAAACATTTATATCTCCTCGTATGTAGTGTCCCAGAGTTTGTGGAATCGACAATGACAATTTGCAAAAGACAGGATTACCATTATCTACTGCAAAGATCTATTAAGTAGTAGGTCGTAACCAACAACTAGGGTTTTTATTTAAACTCAAATGTTCTTTTTTCCGATTTAACTTTCAACATCATATGTTCAAATGGATATTTTTAGGTTTTGTTTGGTACGAAGCACTATGCTACATGTGCATTATACTTAGTCCACAAATTTCAAATCTCAACCATTGATTGAGACAATATGGTTAATTACTAAAAACTTGTGGAGAGGATTAAACATTAATTAAACATTAATAAGTAGGAAGGGAGAGGGGAGGGGACCATTAATTTGATCCATAATTGTTTAAAGCAAGTATTACCTTTAAAGGCTAATATATACTCCTACAACAAAATATGACCTAACTTTGTACCATCTATACAAATTTGTCTGCCATTGTGTCTCACCACTGGATACTTTTATATATCTTAAAATTTTTGGCGATATTACTCTATATTACAAATTCTTAATTACAAGTTAGCGTATTATAGACGAACTTGTGTTTATAAAGAAGCAAATAATACATAAAAAGGAACGACGTGTTTGTGTTTGAGCGGATCGAGGTTTTAGGTTTCCTAAAATGGTTGATAACATCAACATATTAGGATCAATCCCTAAACACAATCCAATTAGCGAAGAAGGAGGGATTAAGGAACAAGATAGGTTGTTGCCAATAGCTAATGTGGGGAGGATTATGAAGCAAATTCTTCCCCAAAACGCCAAGATTTCGAAAGAAGCCAAAGAAACAATGCAAGAATGTGTATCTGAGTTCATTAGCTTTGTTACTGGAGAAGCATCGGATAAGTGTCACAAAGAGAAGCGTAAGACAGTGAATGGAGATGATATTTGCTGGGCTTTGGAAAATCTAGGGTTTGATAATTATGCTGAGCCTTTGAAGAGGTATTTGCAATCGTATAGAGAATCTGAAGGAGAAAAAGCTAACCAAAATAAGGCTGTTACTGGCAATAATACTGAAGAAAGGGAGAAAGATGAACCACAAAGGAAATCTACAGTGTTACCTACTCAGTTCAGAAATCTCCAGGGAAGATTTTATGGTccttaaaatatgtcaaaagacAATAAATTTCTTATTGTTAATTCTTAAGAAAAAGTACTAGTGCCTTTCTTACTAGTAATAAGAACTACTCCACTATATATTTCAGTATGTGAAAATAATCTTTATATATTCGTGATTATTGTCTCTTCTAAATTCATGTATGTTGGTTTGTGGAATATGGTTTTGAATGATTAACGTCCTGATTAATTCATGTATGTTGGTTTAACTTTTGGCTAGTTGGTTATGGTTCTTGATTAggagtgtttttttttttttttcataattttttttaactcccCGATTGGGTACTTTAGAATTTCGTTTTCAGCATATTGTATGAAGCTAATTACTTATTTCAAGCTCAGTCTAAGACTCTCATGGAGGTAAGCACAAATTCCTTCATTGCTATATGTAAATGTTCTTCATTTTGGTAAAACTATCTTTCTATTGAGACTCGTTTACAATTCAACTGAAGCTACATGATTTTACTTggatattttaattttttgtattggaTTTTGCCTTCTGTGTATTATATTTGGCGACTAACAATATTTTGATTTACCTAAATCAAGTTTGTAAGGGTCTTAGAATATCAAATACACAATACTCTAGAAAAGTAAATGTTGAATATCCATAGTAAATATGATTTTTTTAAATCTTAACTTTTGCCTTACGTGAGCCAGTGAACTTACCCCTCATTTTAGTTGCTTCCCCCCCTACTCTTTTGTTCCTGCTTAAGTATTCGGTTTGTGGTATTAATTGATTTGATAGTTGAGATGCATAATCTTTCTCGAAGCAATTTCTACTATTTTAAAGGTATGATTAGTTCCACAAATCTTGTCACTCATTTATTTGttatcatttatatttttattggCCTTTTTTTATGGCCAAgcacttgtaattttttttgtctAATGGATGAGGATGGGAATTTGAACCATGATCTCTGCTTGCTTTGATATTATATTAAGTTGTATGACCAtctgatttgaaaacttaaattgtTGCGGAAGATACACTTTTATTTAACTAGATGTCTCAACATTAATTTCTCCACAAACCtctatttattaaaattaatgaGATATATTCCCCTTACTTTTAGTTCTTTAACCTTAAGGTCAAGAGAGCATGGATCACCCGTGATTCATAACTCTCCTAGTAGAGAAGATTAACAAGTATTTATTAAATCTAAGAAAGTGTCAGGAGAAATGGTTCGAGCCTAATACACCAATCTGTAATATTAGTAGCCGCCCCAAATTCGAGtggttttgttttgtttggtATTCCAACTGAATACTCTTGTAACAATTATGCTTTTAACAATCAAGCAGAAGCATATGCTACAGGGTTTAGGATTTAGTGGTGTTTGCAACATGCTTTCTTACACTGCATACTTGAACTTGATCTCTCTGCTCATTGTTGACATGCTAAAGAAAAGGAATATTATCAACTTGAAGTTGAACTCTATTATTGATGACATATCTCAGATCTTACTCCAAGTAAACTGTAGTGTATCATACTGTTATAGACAGGCTAATTAAAGTAGCTGATGGATTACTAAACTTGCTGTCAATCTGCTACAACTACATATGTTTTATGATTGGCCCCTTCCAGTTTGACTAAATGCAATTATCTTAGCTCTCGATTTGTTTGTTCATGAAATTTGatcagtttttaaatttttttcttctaAGTTCCAAAAACTAATTTTGGCTAGTTTTTAATTTGGGTGAAATCTTTTCTTCCATTCACAAAACTTGAATTTTTTATCCAAGTAAAATGCACGTCCAAATACAATTTCaatattcaaaaattatttttcaacagaacttcaaaaactttttttttccccaagtttcaatcaaatctataTCCAAATGCTAGTGTAGACTTAGGTATGAAAAATACCAATTTCTTTGTAAGCTAATATACTTAAATGTTTTTATGGGCTGATTGTAGAATGTACCTAAGCCTATTTTTCGAGTGAAGGCAGATGATGCTTCACTGGTGTAACATTTTGGCGTGGTTATAAGGAACACCCAATGTTAGGGGTGTTATTTATTAGAGTTAATACCCTAAAACctccttaaattattatattttgtcAGTTTTCTACTTAAATTATTTGGTGTTCTCAAAACCTCCCTAAACTATATTGCCCTTCATATTAAAACCCCCTCATTGCTGAGCCAGCATAATGTGTGTAAATACTCGCTTGGGAGTGCGTGACAACTGAAAAAGCCATCAAAATGACCTACCGGACAGAAAATAATGACTAATTAGCCAAACCCTctttcaaattaatttttttaaataaatattctcCTTATTTCAATTATATCTATCtttcttcctcatttttcgcCAATCTTCCATATTTTTTCacctttcttctttatttttcatcttctttattttttaaccTTTTCTCTTCGGTTCTCCGTATGTATTTCCTTTGAAAAAACTTCTCCCTCTCTTGTTTCCTTTGAAATGAtttattcttttcttgttttaaaTTTCTTTCATGTCTTACACATATTGTTGAAAAAATACCAACTTAAATCTTCTTATTAAACTCAATATCTTGTAGAGATTAAAGTTGAATCTTTTGACCTCTTTTTTTAATGTAATTTAGAATTAGAGAATGTAATTTCTGGCCAACtaattttttatttgtgaaattttatttgagataatttttaagaaatgcaactctatatgcctttatttatatttttactgtGCTACAAAGTGAATATAAATAAGGACCTATCAATTGGAGTCTAGCATAAATTATAATCACAATTAAACCTAAAATTAACACAGTACATTGGATATTATTTTTGCTAAAACTCCTAGAATTAAACAATCATTCGAGAATCATGAGTAAACTATATAGTTAATATAGTTAGACAAACATACCTTTAAAAGTCCAACGCGAGGTTTTAATATATAGAAAAATAAAGTGCAGGGGGTGTTGGGGACACCAGATAGTTTGAATAGGTAACTGACAAAAAAATGATAGTTTAGGCAGGTTTTACGTTAAGTTAAATAGCCACGTGTAGTGCTACATGACATGTTCTTTAGATAATTAGGAGCGTGTACTAGACGCACCTCTTAGAATGCAATGAAGGGGTTTTAATATGAAGGGCAATATAGTTTAGAGGAGTTTTGGGGATAACGAATAGTTTAAATAGGAAACTAACAAAAACATGATAATTTAGGGGGATTTTAGGGTATTAACTCTATTTATTACTATAAAAAAATTTGGTAATCATATATAAATTATTTGATTTCTCAAATAGTAATAATGTCATGCTTTTGGGACAATTTCCGAAAGAGCAGCTCAAATCAGAGAAACTAAAGTATAAAACTAGTACTCATCCCACCAAAATAAGTACGTAATTAAACAGGAGACAAAAAAAGGTTTTTGAGGGGTAATGAATGGAGAAAGCTAATCGCATTGTGTTGGAAGGAACAAAATGAAGGCATAAAAAGAAGATGAAACTGTGTCACCAGATGTGACTTCAAAAACCAAGAAACCTGGACCACAAAATTCAGTGTTCTAAAAATGCTAATTCTGTCATTGTGAAATTAACCCTTCAAAGTTTCTATCATTCTGGCACTTTTTGTGTATACCGTCTCCCTTTCTACAAGCAAAGACGGTCATTGCGTTCTTGGGTTAGATTCATAATAGGAGACCAAAGGAACATAAAACGATTGCTAATGTGCAGATACCATATTCTGAAAGGGACAAAGGAGATTCACATTTAATTGTGTAGCCTAGTGATTAATAAAGTGAATAGAAATCATGAATCTCAAGTTCAAATCTATGTCTAAGCCTTTGATGGACAAAGTTACTCGATACATATTGCTGATTATCTAGTCGATATGTATACAAGCTGATCCGAACACGACCATTATCATAAAAAGGATAAAAAAGATACAAAGGTATAATATCGGTATTTTCAACGATTAAGTAACTTAGTCCTTGTGAACACCAGACGAGCTGGTGTTCGATGGTGAACGAGAGATAGATCCGGAAAGAAGAAGGAAGGATGTGGAAAAGAAGAGATAGACCTTATCTCAGCTTACTTGGTACTTGTTGCAGCCTGATGGGA
It encodes the following:
- the LOC107775414 gene encoding nuclear transcription factor Y subunit B-4-like; translated protein: MVDNINILGSIPKHNPISEEGGIKEQDRLLPIANVGRIMKQILPQNAKISKEAKETMQECVSEFISFVTGEASDKCHKEKRKTVNGDDICWALENLGFDNYAEPLKRYLQSYRESEGEKANQNKAVTGNNTEEREKDEPQRKSTVLPTQFRNLQGRFYGP